GCACTGACCCTCGACCAATTTCTGAGCCGTTTTGTGCTGCAACCCCCGGTTGCTGCGCCGAAAAGTGTGATTAACGGCCGACGCGCTGCGGTGCTGGTTCCGTTGATTGACGATGTCGAGCCGGGGTTGTTGCTGACACGTCGATCCACACATCTGCGTAAACATGCCGGTCAGGTGGCTTTCCCCGGCGGCATGCAGGATGCCAGCGATGACTCGCTGATCCATACCGCCCTGCGTGAGGCGCAGGAAGAGGTGGGGATTCAACCCGATCAGGTGCAGGTGGTCGGCGTGTTGCCTGCCGTTACCAGCAGCACCGGGTTCGCGGTGACGCCAGTGGTGGGGATTATTCCCGCCGGGCTGCCGCTCAGCATCAATGCCGACGAAGTCGAAAGTGCCTTTGCCATGCCACTGGCCGAGGCTTTGCGCCTCAGTCGCTACAGCGACCTGACACTGCGTCGGGGTCACCGGCAGCATCAGGTTTGGCTCTCCTGGTATGAAGATTATTTTATCTGGGGCATGACCGCTGGCATTATTCGCGCGCTCGGCCAGCAAATCGCCCTTCCTGCCTGATTTTCCTCTGTGGCATGGCAGCTTGCCATCCTGTCATTTGCTGTTTTTCGCGCCAGCAACGGATAACTATTTCTGTGCTGTATAATTAGTTTATTTCATGCGAAAAGCTGATCCTGTTGCAGCACCTGCGATTACTATTAGCCGCATAAAACGGCCTGCGCCGTACTAAATAAGATTTGTGAGGAGTGTCACCGGTGATTAGTGTTTTTGACATGTTCAAAGTGGGCATCGGCCCATCCAGTTCGCATACCGTCGGCCCGATGAAAGCGGGTAAACAGTTTGTCGATCTGCTGGCCGAACAGGGTAAGTTGCAGGATGTCACACGCGTTGCGGTCGATGTCTATGGCTCCCTGTCACTCACCGGTAAAGGTCACCATACCGATATCGCTATCATTATGGGTCTGGCCGGTGCTGAACCCGCTACTGTGGATATCGATGGCATTCCGGCATTTATTCAGGATGTCGAACAGCGCGAGCGTCTGCTGCTGGCGAACGGTGCGCATGAAGTGGATTTCCCGCGTGAAGGCGGCATGGTGTTTCGCAGTGAAAACCTGTCTCTGCACGAAAATGGCCTGACGCTGTACGCCTTTGCCGGCGATCTGCTGATTCTCAGCAAAACCTACTATTCCATCGGTGGCGGTTTTATCGTCGATGAAGAACATTTTGGCCAACCGGTGCTGGATCAGGTGTCGGTGCCCTGGCCGTTCCACTCCGCCAAAGATTTGCTGAGCCACTGCCGTGAGAGTGGCTTGTCCCTCTCTGGCCTGGTAATGAAAAATGAGCTGGCGCTGCACAGCCGTGAGGAAATCTACAGCTACTTCGCTAACGTCTGGCAAACCATGCAGGCCTGTATCGATCGTGGCCTGAACACCGAAGGCGTGCTGCCGGGTCCGTTGCGTGTGCCGCGTCGTGCGGCGTCATTGCGCCGTCTGCTGGTTTCCTCGACCAAGCTTTCCAATGACCCGATGAATGTTATCGACTGGGTCAATATGTTTGCCCTGGCGGTAAATGAAGAAAATGCCGCCGGTGGCCGCGTCGTCACTGCCCCCACCAACGGTGCCTGTGGCATCGTGCCTGCGGTGCTGGCTTATTACGATCATTTTATTGAAAACGTCACACCGGATATTTATATCCGCTATTTCCTTGCTTCCGGTGCCATCGGCGTACTGTATAAAATGAACGCGTCGATTTCCGGCGCTGAAGTGGGTTGTCAGGGGGAAGTGGGCGTGGCTTGTTCGATGGCAGCCGCCGGTCTGGCGGAGCTGCTGGGGGCCAGCCCGGAGCAGGTCTGCGTCGCTGCCGAAATCGGCATGGAACATAACCTGGGTCTGACCTGTGACCCGGTAGCGGGCCAGGTGCAGGTGCCCTGCATTGAGCGTAACGCTATTGCCTCCGTCAAAGCCATCAACTCCGCCCGTATGGCGCTGCGTCGTACCAGCGAACCGCGCGTGTCGCTCGATAAGGTGATCGAAACCATGTACGAGACCGGCAAAGATATGAACGCCAAATATCGTGAAACCTCACGCGGCGGCCTCGCCATCAAGGTGCAGTGCGACTAGTTCTCCTCTGACACAGCAGCTTGCTTCGGTGCGCAAAAAAACACCGATTGAACTTTTTTATGCAACTGCTGCTACCTCCGTCTGGTTAAACCAGATAGAGTGATTTACACGCGGCCCTCGTTGGCCGCGTTGCTTTTTCAGTACCGCTTTTTTTCCTGAGCCGTGCTAAACCTGGCCGCCGCTATGCCGATAACTTATACGTTACTTTGGCTTTATTCTTAGTCCTTGCAAGGTGGTTACTGATGCTCATAGCCCAGCAATTTGTTGGTCAATTTCGCCGTAAGCGTTTGCTTATTGCGTTAGTGATCGCCGCGCTGGTATTAATTCTTACGCTGACTTTTCGTTATATCGAAGAGAAGTCACGTATTGAGCAGCAGTCACTGGATTTTGCGTCACGCGCCATCGAACGTTTTGACCGTATGTTTTCACCGCTGGATGTCTCCGCCAATAATACCCTCGGCCTGGTTGGCGTATCCTGCCCCGAAGTGCGTTTCCCACTGATTGAAAAAATCGCCGCGCTACAAACGGTGCGTTCAATACAGCTGGTGCAAAACGACATCCTGTATTGTTCCAGCATTTATGGTCCGGGTCATATTTCTTTCAGCCAGACCTACCCCGAACTGGCGATTAATAATCAGCGCATGATGTTAACCACCGATGATTACCTGTTAAAAGGTTCTCCGGTGCTGTTGTTGTGGACGCCTAAGTCGCTGGATAACCGCGAAGGTCTGCTTCAGGTGATTAATATCGAACTGATGACCAATTATCTGCTGGAACCGCAGTTGCCGTGGGTCGAACGCGCCATTTTCAACGTTGGCGGCCAGAGTCTGGAGTATGGCAATCCCCTGATTGAGCCGACCGTGCCGTCAGAAGATGAGGTGGCCTACGACCAGGCATCTCTGCGTTACCCCTATACCATTACCCTGTATGGCCCCTCGCCCGCCCGTCTGGCGCTGAGTACCATGCCATCGCAGTTACCACTGGCGGTGCTGCTGAGCTTGTTGATGGGTTATATCGTCTGGCTGGCGACCGCTAACCGCATGAGCCTTAGCTGGCAAATTAGCTATGGCATCACCGCCAATGAATTTATGGTTTATTGTCAGCCGCTGATTAATGCCAAAAGCGGCGAATGTGATGGTATCGAATTACTGCTGCGCTGGCATAATCCGCGCCAGGGCTGGATCGCGCCCGATGTATTTATTCCGCTGGCTGAACGACAAAATTTAATTGCCCCGCTAACGCGTTTTGTCATCGCTAAAGTGGTGGATGAACTCCCGAACCTGCCGCGTTGCCCCTCCTTCCATATTGCGATTAACGTCGCCGCCAGCCATTTCCACGATCGGGCGATCGTCGAGGATTTACAGCGCATCTGGTGGCCGGCAAATCCCCTGCCGGGCCTGGTGGTGGAATTGACCGAGCGCGATGCTTTACCCATCATTGATCAGTCGGTGGTGGCCCAATTGCATGAGATTGGTGTCAGGCTGGCGATTGATGATTTCGGCACCGGACACAGCTCGCTGGCCTATCTGAAAGACCTCAAGCCGGATGTACTGAAGATCGATAAGATCTTTACCGCAGCCATCGGTACCGATGCTATTAACGCGACCGTGACTGATATGGTGATTTCACTGGCACAGCGTCTGAATATCGCGCTGGTGGCGGAGGGCGTGGAGACGGCGGAACAGGCGCATTATCTGCGCGAACGTGGTGTGGATCATTTGCAGGGCTACTTCTATGCCCGTCCAATGCCGATCGAAGATTTCCCTGACTGGCTGGAACAACATCAGGCCCAGTTAAGCGCATAAAAAACGGCACCCGCAGGTGCCGTTTGGTTTTAGGCTTCTTCTTCCTCATCGTGCGGTCGATCGCGGGTCACACGAACCAAATCCACCCGATAATCTGTCGCTTCGATAATCTGGAAATGCAGCGGCGGTAAATCAATCACTTCTCCCGGCACCGGCAACTGACCTTTCTGATCAATCAACAGACCCGCCAGTGACGCATGGTCATCTTCTGCTTTCACCAACTCGTGATAATCCAGCAGCTGTTGCAGGGAGTGTAAATCGGTGCCGCCTTTTACCAGCCAGCCATCACCATCGGCGATAATGTCCGGGGTTTCATCTTCGTCAGGGAATTCACCGGCAATCGCTTCCAGCACGTCAAGCGGGGTAATCAGACCCTGCACCACACCAAATTCGTTGGTGACGATCACGAAGCTGCCTTTGGCACGACGCAATACGCCTAACAGGTTGATCGGGTCCAGCGTTTCCGGCACCACAATCGGTGGCGTATTGGCAGCGAAAGTCGCCACATCCATGCCGTGCTCCAGCGCGACCAGCAACTCTTTGGCGCGCACCACACCGATGATCTCATCCAGCTCACCACGACACACCGGGAACAGGCTGTGTGGTGTATCCAGCAATTGAATGCGGATTTCGTCCAGCGGACGCTCCACATCTACCCACGAGATTTCACCGCGTGGCGTCATGATGCTGCGAATCGAACGCTGTGCCAGCGTCAGCACGCCGTTGATCATATAACGCTCTTCATCTTTAAAGGCTTCCTGCGGCAATGCCTCCACCAGCGCTGACTCTTCCGTGTTGACGGCTTGCTTACGCTGGCGTCCACCCATCAGACGCAGAATCGCTTCTGCGGTACGTTCACGCATCGGACGATGCGCCTGATGACGAATAAAGTTACGACGCGCAATCTGGTTAAACAGCTCGATCAGGATCGAGAAGCCAATCGCGGCATACAGATAACCTTTCGGAATATGGAAACCAAAACCTTCCGCCATCAGCGACAGGCCGATCATCAACAGGAAGCTGAGACACAGCACCACCACGGTGGGATGCGCGTTAACAAAACGCGTCAACGGTTTCGAGGCCAAAAGCATGACACCCATGGCGATCACTACCGCCGTCATCATCACCGGCAGATGGTTCACCATCCCCACAGCGGTGATCACCGCATCCAGTGAGAACACCGCGTCAAGCACCACAATCTGCGTCACCACCGCCCAGAAGCTGGCATAGCTGCGGTTGCCCTGATGCTCCAGATGGCGGTTTTCCAGTCGCTCGTGCAGTTCCATCGTTGCCTTGAACAACAGGAAGACACCACCGGCCAGCAGAATTAAATCGCGCCCGGAAAAGCTGAAATCGCCTACGCTGAATAGGGGTCGCGTCAATGTCACCATCCAGGAGATGAGTGACAGCAGGCCAAGTCGCATCACTAATGCCAGCGACAGACCGATCAGACGCGCTTTATCACGCTGCTTCGGTGGCAGTTTGTCCGCCAGAATGGCGATAAAAACCAGGTTATCGATGCCGAGAACAATTTCCAGCACGATAAGCGTCAGCAAACCCGCCCAGATTGAGGGGTCGAAGAGAAATTCCATCAATGACTCCTTACCAGGGAAATGCGCACATGCGATCGGGCCTGCGCAGTGAAGCGAGACAGCAGGTCGTTAACGGGTTGGATAACGCCGGAAGGCGTGAAAGCTTGCGCCAGCGGGCGCGGAGAAAGTGTGAAGCGACGTCGGTGACGGTCCATAAAGGTGAGCTAAAGCCCGGTACTCCTGAGGAATAAACAGAACGTTAATGTATCAGTTACATTTCTGGCGTCAAAAAATTTTCTTACATTTACAAACAGTAACAGCCTGAAAGGAGGAGAGATAAAAGCACAAATAAACCCCGTTACGCTCTCAATAACTGACAAACATCACATAAATTATTTTTTCACTCACTAAAATAAATCGCGACCTTATCGCTGTGCAGCGGAAAGTTTTGGCTTATTAATCGATGCTTTTCTTCATCTTAGCCCGAAACGATCCACATGAATCAACAACGGTAATTTTCATCGATTCCCGGCAAAGCCAGAGAATCTCTCATGCGAACGGAGGTAGCAAGTGACCATTGCTATTGTAATTGGTACACATGGCTGGGCGGCAGAACAACTGCTAAAAACAGCAGAAATGCTGTTGGGTGAGCAGGAAAATGTCGGATGGATTGATTTCGTTCCCGGCGAAAATGCAGAAACGCTAATAGAAAAGTATCAGGCACGACTGGTGAATATGGACACCTCAAAAGGTGTGCTGTTCCTGGTTGATACCTGGGGTGGCAGTCCCTTCAACGCGGCAAGCCGCATCGTGGTAGATAAACCGGATTATGATGTCATCGCCGGTGTCAACATTCCGATGCTGGTAGAAACCCTGATGGGACGTGATGACAATCCCTCACTGGAGGAGTTAATTCACATCGCGGTCGAAGCCGGTCGTGAAGGCGTGAAAGCGCTGAAAACCGAAACGGCAGAACCCGCTCCCGCTGCACCGGCCGCCAAAGCCGCACCGCAGCCGCAGAAACCGCTGGCCCCTGGCGAGCATATGAAGATTGGTCTGGCGCGTATTGATGACCGTCTGATTCATGGCCAGGTCGCTACCCGCTGGACCAAGGAAACCAACGTCACACGCATCATTGTCGTCAGCGATGAAGTTGCCAACGACCATGTGCGTAAAACACTGCTCACCCAGGTCGCCCCTCCCGGCGTCACCGCGCATGTGGTGGACGTCGACAAAATGATCCGCGTCTGGAACAACCCGAAATATGGTCGCGATCGCGTCATGCTGCTGTTCACCAACCCTACCGATGTGGAGCGTATTGTTGAACAGGGTGTGGATATCAAATCCGTCAATATCGGCGGGATGGCGTTCCGTCAGGGCAAGACTCAGGTCAACAACGCGGTCTCTGTCGATGAAAAGGATATTGCCGCTTTCCGCAAACTCAATGATCGGGGTATTGAACTGGAAGTGCGCAAAGTTTCTAACGACCCGAAACTGAAAATGATGGACCTGATTGCGAAGGTAAATCCGTAATTCGCCATCTGCGCCTGCGTACGTGGGCGAAAATTCGTGACCTTTGCTTAGGAGAAATGCAATGGAGATAACCTCGCTACAAATCGTTTTGATATTTATTGTGGCCTGTATCGCCGGGATGGGTTCGATTCTTGATGAGTTCCAGTTCCACCGTCCGTTGGTGGCCTGTACCCTGATTGGTGCGGTGCTCGGCGATATGAAAACCGGCATCATCATCGGTGGTACGCTGGAAATGATTGCACTCGGCTGGATGAACATCGGTGCCGCCGTGGCCCCCGATGCTGCCCTCGCCTCCATCATCTCAACCATTCTGGTTATTGCCGGTGGTCAGAGCGTCGGTGCAGGTATCGCGCTGGCAATTCCTCTGGCAGCCGCTGGCCAGGTACTGACCATTATCGTTCGTACTATCACCGTAGCCTTCCAGCACGCGGCCGATAAAGCGGCCGAGAAAGGTAATCTGTCGGCGATTTCGTGGATTCACGTTTCCGCTCTGCTGTTGCAGGCGATGCGTATCGCGATTCCGGCGTTAATCGTCGCCATTTCGGTCGGCACCAGCGCGGTTCATACCCTGCTGAGTTCGATTCCGGAAGTGGTAACTAATGGCCTGAACATCGCCGGTGGCATGATCGTGGTGGTTGGTTATGCGATGGTAATCAACATGATGCGTGCGGGCTACCTGATGCCGTTCTTCTACCTCGGCTTCGTGACTGCCGCCTTCACCAACTTCAACCTGGTGGCACTGGGCGTGATTGGTGTGGTGATGGCAGTGCTGTATATCCAGCTGGCGCCGAAATATAACCGTGTTGCGGGCGCTGCTGCGGCCGGTCCTGCGCAAAACGACCTCGACAACGAACTCGATTAAGGAACAGGTGACATCATGGTTGATACAACTCAGTCTCAAAAGAAACTCACCCCCGGCGATGTCCGTGGTGTGTTCCTGCGCTCCAACCTGTTTCAGGGTTCGTGGAACTTTGAACGTATGCAGGCGCTGGGCTTCTGCTTCTCAATGGTGCCGGTGATCCGTCGTCTTTATCCGGAAAACAATGATGACCGTAAACAGGCCATCAAACGCCACCTGGAGTTCTTCAATACCCACCCGTTTGTGGCAGCACCGGTACTCGGTGTCACCATGGCGATGGAAGAACAACGTGCCAATGGTGCAGCCATTGATGATGGTGCCATCAACGGTATCAAAGTTGGCCTGATGGGCCCGCTGGCCGGTGTTGGTGACCCGATTTTCTGGGGTACAGTGCGTCCGGTGTTTGCGGCGTTAGGTGCCGGGATCGCCATGAGCGGTAGCCTGCTTGGCCCACTGTTGTTTTTCCTGTTGTTCAATATCGCGCGTTTGCTTACCCGTTATTACGGCGTGGCTTACGGTTACCGTAAAGGGGTGGATATCGTTAGCGATATGGGCGGCGGCTTCCTGCAAAAACTGACGGAAGGAGCGTCCATCCTCGGCCTGTTTGTCATGGGGGCTTTGGTCAACAAATGGACACATGTCAATGTGCCGCTGGTGGTCTCGCGCATCACTGACCAGACCGGTAAAACCACCGTTACCACGGTGCAGTCGATTCTTGACCAGTTGATGCCGGGCCTGATCCCACTGCTGTTAACCTTCGGCTGTATGTGGCTGCTGCGCCGTAAAGTTAACGCCCTGTGGATTATCGTCGGCTTCTTTGCGATTGGTATTTTCGGTTACTGGATCGGTTTGCTCGGCCTGTAAAAGACTTAGCCGGGAGCATGTCTCCCGGCTGCTTATTGACGTTACCTGAGCGCCAACGTTCAGGTAACTTCTGTTAAGGAATCATCATGTCACTGACTGACGCCCTGATTGTCCTGCTGATTGCGGGACTGCTGCTGTTCGCCATCTACGATGAAGCCATTCTGCCGCGCCGTAAGGGCCCCACCAAATTGCGGGTGGCACTGCGTCGCCGTCATAAAATCGATAGCGCTATCTTTATCGTGCTGTTAATGATTCTGCTCTGGAACAACGTCAGCCATCAGGGGCCGCAACTGACCACTACCCTGCTGATGGTACTGAGTTTTATGGCTGTCTGGCTGTTCTGGCTGCGCAGTCCGAAACTGCTGATGAAAAACGACGGCCTGTTTTTCGCTGGGGTCTGGATTGATTATCACCGCATCCAAAGTATGAACCTGTCCGAAGATGGCATCCTGGTGATGCAACTGGAGCAGCGACGTCTGCTGATTGCGGTGAAACAACTCGACGATTTAGAACGCATCTACAACACGCTGGTGGAAGCGCGTTAATCACGCTGCCAAAGTGTCAGGGTGAAATCCGCGTCACAACTGAACTCAGTCGCCTCTGCCAGGGTTTGCCACACGTCTTCACGCGCACGCCAGGCGAAAGGTGTCATTTGCAGCAAGGTGGTTGCCGCTTTGCCGCTCAGTGTCATGGTGTACGCCAGATTTTGCTGTTCAACCTGATGAAAACCGGTATACGCCTTCTCCTCCGCCACATGCAGTTGCACTTCGCGATAAATTAACGCTTTAAATTGCTGT
This genomic stretch from Pantoea cypripedii harbors:
- a CDS encoding CoA pyrophosphatase; its protein translation is MNGALTLDQFLSRFVLQPPVAAPKSVINGRRAAVLVPLIDDVEPGLLLTRRSTHLRKHAGQVAFPGGMQDASDDSLIHTALREAQEEVGIQPDQVQVVGVLPAVTSSTGFAVTPVVGIIPAGLPLSINADEVESAFAMPLAEALRLSRYSDLTLRRGHRQHQVWLSWYEDYFIWGMTAGIIRALGQQIALPA
- a CDS encoding L-serine ammonia-lyase, producing the protein MISVFDMFKVGIGPSSSHTVGPMKAGKQFVDLLAEQGKLQDVTRVAVDVYGSLSLTGKGHHTDIAIIMGLAGAEPATVDIDGIPAFIQDVEQRERLLLANGAHEVDFPREGGMVFRSENLSLHENGLTLYAFAGDLLILSKTYYSIGGGFIVDEEHFGQPVLDQVSVPWPFHSAKDLLSHCRESGLSLSGLVMKNELALHSREEIYSYFANVWQTMQACIDRGLNTEGVLPGPLRVPRRAASLRRLLVSSTKLSNDPMNVIDWVNMFALAVNEENAAGGRVVTAPTNGACGIVPAVLAYYDHFIENVTPDIYIRYFLASGAIGVLYKMNASISGAEVGCQGEVGVACSMAAAGLAELLGASPEQVCVAAEIGMEHNLGLTCDPVAGQVQVPCIERNAIASVKAINSARMALRRTSEPRVSLDKVIETMYETGKDMNAKYRETSRGGLAIKVQCD
- a CDS encoding EAL domain-containing protein, with product MLIAQQFVGQFRRKRLLIALVIAALVLILTLTFRYIEEKSRIEQQSLDFASRAIERFDRMFSPLDVSANNTLGLVGVSCPEVRFPLIEKIAALQTVRSIQLVQNDILYCSSIYGPGHISFSQTYPELAINNQRMMLTTDDYLLKGSPVLLLWTPKSLDNREGLLQVINIELMTNYLLEPQLPWVERAIFNVGGQSLEYGNPLIEPTVPSEDEVAYDQASLRYPYTITLYGPSPARLALSTMPSQLPLAVLLSLLMGYIVWLATANRMSLSWQISYGITANEFMVYCQPLINAKSGECDGIELLLRWHNPRQGWIAPDVFIPLAERQNLIAPLTRFVIAKVVDELPNLPRCPSFHIAINVAASHFHDRAIVEDLQRIWWPANPLPGLVVELTERDALPIIDQSVVAQLHEIGVRLAIDDFGTGHSSLAYLKDLKPDVLKIDKIFTAAIGTDAINATVTDMVISLAQRLNIALVAEGVETAEQAHYLRERGVDHLQGYFYARPMPIEDFPDWLEQHQAQLSA
- a CDS encoding TerC family protein → MEFLFDPSIWAGLLTLIVLEIVLGIDNLVFIAILADKLPPKQRDKARLIGLSLALVMRLGLLSLISWMVTLTRPLFSVGDFSFSGRDLILLAGGVFLLFKATMELHERLENRHLEHQGNRSYASFWAVVTQIVVLDAVFSLDAVITAVGMVNHLPVMMTAVVIAMGVMLLASKPLTRFVNAHPTVVVLCLSFLLMIGLSLMAEGFGFHIPKGYLYAAIGFSILIELFNQIARRNFIRHQAHRPMRERTAEAILRLMGGRQRKQAVNTEESALVEALPQEAFKDEERYMINGVLTLAQRSIRSIMTPRGEISWVDVERPLDEIRIQLLDTPHSLFPVCRGELDEIIGVVRAKELLVALEHGMDVATFAANTPPIVVPETLDPINLLGVLRRAKGSFVIVTNEFGVVQGLITPLDVLEAIAGEFPDEDETPDIIADGDGWLVKGGTDLHSLQQLLDYHELVKAEDDHASLAGLLIDQKGQLPVPGEVIDLPPLHFQIIEATDYRVDLVRVTRDRPHDEEEEA
- the manX gene encoding PTS mannose transporter subunit IIAB, coding for MTIAIVIGTHGWAAEQLLKTAEMLLGEQENVGWIDFVPGENAETLIEKYQARLVNMDTSKGVLFLVDTWGGSPFNAASRIVVDKPDYDVIAGVNIPMLVETLMGRDDNPSLEELIHIAVEAGREGVKALKTETAEPAPAAPAAKAAPQPQKPLAPGEHMKIGLARIDDRLIHGQVATRWTKETNVTRIIVVSDEVANDHVRKTLLTQVAPPGVTAHVVDVDKMIRVWNNPKYGRDRVMLLFTNPTDVERIVEQGVDIKSVNIGGMAFRQGKTQVNNAVSVDEKDIAAFRKLNDRGIELEVRKVSNDPKLKMMDLIAKVNP
- a CDS encoding PTS mannose/fructose/sorbose transporter subunit IIC — translated: MEITSLQIVLIFIVACIAGMGSILDEFQFHRPLVACTLIGAVLGDMKTGIIIGGTLEMIALGWMNIGAAVAPDAALASIISTILVIAGGQSVGAGIALAIPLAAAGQVLTIIVRTITVAFQHAADKAAEKGNLSAISWIHVSALLLQAMRIAIPALIVAISVGTSAVHTLLSSIPEVVTNGLNIAGGMIVVVGYAMVINMMRAGYLMPFFYLGFVTAAFTNFNLVALGVIGVVMAVLYIQLAPKYNRVAGAAAAGPAQNDLDNELD
- a CDS encoding PTS mannose transporter subunit IID produces the protein MVDTTQSQKKLTPGDVRGVFLRSNLFQGSWNFERMQALGFCFSMVPVIRRLYPENNDDRKQAIKRHLEFFNTHPFVAAPVLGVTMAMEEQRANGAAIDDGAINGIKVGLMGPLAGVGDPIFWGTVRPVFAALGAGIAMSGSLLGPLLFFLLFNIARLLTRYYGVAYGYRKGVDIVSDMGGGFLQKLTEGASILGLFVMGALVNKWTHVNVPLVVSRITDQTGKTTVTTVQSILDQLMPGLIPLLLTFGCMWLLRRKVNALWIIVGFFAIGIFGYWIGLLGL
- a CDS encoding DUF986 family protein, with protein sequence MSLTDALIVLLIAGLLLFAIYDEAILPRRKGPTKLRVALRRRHKIDSAIFIVLLMILLWNNVSHQGPQLTTTLLMVLSFMAVWLFWLRSPKLLMKNDGLFFAGVWIDYHRIQSMNLSEDGILVMQLEQRRLLIAVKQLDDLERIYNTLVEAR